A window of the Polaribacter batillariae genome harbors these coding sequences:
- a CDS encoding RagB/SusD family nutrient uptake outer membrane protein has protein sequence MKKQTNKIAFLLLLIINSCTELDLVPLDAPTTAPFISKIQFREGLNEGYRMFHWIKDESGNGVDDDFQRRDALDVIKAGTLNSEDGRAAARWKDKYKGISRLISIKKQIENQNGVLTDKEAKTFLGEANFFIASFWSYLITHYGDVPFFEEELTVDEAFEIGRTNKTEILQKIYDYYDNAITNLPVSYSGLQYATKGAAMAMKARIALYMGDHQIAAEAAQDCMDLKEYALHPNYGELFLSGTKTSDELIFSIPRSDALGVNRNDNLPDFLPRTHGGWGAKQPTWELLASYECVDGLPIDESPLFDPRNPFKNRDPRCLATIVPFGSLEDGDGLLPSDGSNFMNIEYTPHPERLQVFDYNTGEMRFNHDTRSNRTFASYNGLLWKKFIDETWKAPSTAENNHIVIRYADVLLIYAESKIELDEIDASVLAAINKVRDRAYAGSNFSNPVVTTIDQTKLRYIVRNERRAEFANEGLRYMDLIRWRLAEKALTGNTYGMANIGSIIEDVVEPDLWFWGMTPQLDEDGIANFAPLVEAGLARTLNETNFPARQYLWPIPSSDALLNSNLGQNEGY, from the coding sequence ATGAAAAAACAGACAAATAAAATAGCGTTTTTACTACTATTAATAATAAACTCTTGTACAGAGTTAGATTTAGTGCCATTAGATGCACCAACAACAGCTCCTTTTATCAGTAAAATCCAGTTTAGAGAGGGACTAAACGAAGGTTACAGAATGTTTCACTGGATAAAAGACGAATCTGGCAATGGTGTAGATGACGATTTTCAACGAAGAGATGCTTTAGATGTTATAAAAGCAGGAACCTTAAATTCTGAGGATGGTCGGGCGGCTGCTAGATGGAAAGATAAATACAAAGGTATCTCAAGATTAATTTCTATTAAAAAGCAAATCGAGAACCAAAATGGGGTTTTAACAGATAAAGAAGCCAAAACCTTTTTAGGAGAAGCCAACTTTTTTATCGCTTCTTTTTGGAGTTACTTAATAACGCATTATGGAGATGTGCCTTTTTTTGAAGAAGAATTAACGGTAGATGAAGCTTTTGAAATTGGTAGAACAAACAAAACAGAGATTCTACAAAAAATATACGATTATTACGATAACGCGATAACCAATTTGCCAGTATCTTATTCCGGATTACAATATGCTACTAAAGGTGCAGCTATGGCTATGAAAGCTAGAATTGCACTGTACATGGGAGATCATCAAATTGCTGCAGAAGCCGCTCAAGATTGTATGGATTTAAAAGAGTATGCATTGCATCCAAACTATGGAGAATTATTCCTTTCCGGTACCAAAACATCTGATGAATTGATATTTTCGATTCCTAGAAGTGATGCCTTAGGTGTAAACAGAAATGACAATTTACCAGATTTTCTACCAAGAACTCATGGCGGCTGGGGAGCTAAACAACCTACTTGGGAGCTATTAGCATCTTATGAATGTGTTGACGGATTGCCTATAGATGAATCTCCTTTGTTCGACCCCCGAAATCCTTTTAAAAATAGAGATCCAAGGTGTTTGGCAACCATTGTTCCATTTGGTTCTTTAGAAGATGGCGACGGATTATTACCAAGTGACGGTTCTAATTTTATGAATATAGAATATACACCTCACCCAGAAAGATTGCAAGTATTTGATTATAATACAGGGGAAATGAGGTTTAATCACGATACACGAAGTAATAGAACTTTTGCCTCTTACAATGGATTACTTTGGAAAAAATTTATTGACGAAACATGGAAAGCTCCATCAACTGCAGAAAATAATCATATAGTGATAAGATATGCAGATGTGTTGTTAATTTATGCCGAGTCAAAAATAGAACTAGACGAGATTGATGCCAGCGTGCTTGCTGCTATTAATAAAGTTAGGGATAGAGCTTACGCCGGTTCAAATTTTTCTAACCCTGTGGTTACAACAATAGATCAAACAAAACTAAGATACATAGTAAGAAATGAAAGACGGGCAGAGTTTGCAAACGAAGGGCTAAGGTATATGGATCTTATAAGATGGAGGCTAGCAGAGAAAGCTTTAACAGGAAACACTTATGGAATGGCAAATATAGGAAGTATAATCGAAGACGTTGTGGAGCCTGATTTATGGTTTTGGGGAATGACACCTCAATTAGATGAAGACGGTATAGCCAATTTCGCTCCTTTGGTAGAAGCTGGTTTGGCTAGAACCTTAAACGAAACAAATTTCCCAGCACGTCAATATTTATGGCCTATTCCTTCTTCAGATGCACTTTTAAATTCAAATTTAGGGCAAAACGAAGGGTATTAA
- a CDS encoding SusC/RagA family TonB-linked outer membrane protein gives MKTLIFLCCTMVFAFAPSDAASQNSKIRIEENKTLTVDEVFDLIMKQTDYRFFYEEGIFKDFPKVQVKKGIIKTSKLLKQSLSKGDLDIIMTANNGILIKEKPKESVLKQQQYKISGTVTDQVGEPLLGATILEKGTTNGTTTDFDGNFSLKVSNKNAVLVVSFIGYITQEKPLNGQAKTNIILKEATSSLEEVVVVGYGTITKKDITGSIATIKSEAITERSTTNVSNALQGSVAGLRVTRSSSAPGAGNTIRIRGNTTLQGSNDPLVLIDDVPGNINDVTPDQVESISILKDAAAAAIYGSRAAAGVIIITTKRAKKGVFKFSYSGDYFINTPTKEREYVGALQYLRMDNEKSWNDDGNGNDLYPIWSEDRINKYITGEAAQDRNEYPDTDWAGLILKKNSTGYRHNINISGGTEKLKSNIFVGYEYQNALYNQRNWSRVTARINNDFKISDKFGAVADINFRLLKTNNPIVNPIGEALQSGPIYPALWEDGRYAEGKSGANIYLRFREGGFAKNDSYLLTGRLGLHYKPIEDLKFTLNVTPTATFTKGKSFSKEVRYWDADDPDQLGSGTLIPGQTVNRLAESRSEFTAVTLQALVNYDKSFGKHGVKVLGGFEERGSKTENLGVLGDRFVSPDFPYLNQATTGEIFNNNTSVSELAYSSLFGRVNYNFDNKYYLSAAIRRDGSSRFGSDYRWGTFPSVSAAWTVSNEEFMKSLASPISYLKLKSSYGELGNDRLGNYLYLTLLQIQNALIANGSDVEEVRALSQLFLTTPNIRWETTATKNFGVELGLFNNKLSLEGEYFIKETRDMLLSLSVPDLVGFEDPVVNVGGMTTKGWETTISWNDRIGDDFDYAVSFNISDAESIIGDINGKRLFSGVTLSEEGHEFQEFYGLQSDGLFQTQEEVDNSPVTNASVKPGDVKYKDISGPDGEPDGIINDLDRTFLGSSAPRYIYGGRINMAYKGFDLGMAFQGVGKQNFYLSQTFIQPFRASWLSPSKEYASSYWSVNNTPEVNQNVKYPRLSETSVGNNYRFSDFWLKNGAYLRIKTITLGYTLPKSPLEKVGLTNLRLSLTGNDLFTFDNLPNGVDPEQTSGTGYFLTKSFVIGLRANF, from the coding sequence ATGAAAACATTAATTTTTCTATGTTGCACAATGGTTTTCGCTTTTGCACCTAGTGATGCAGCATCTCAAAACTCCAAAATAAGAATAGAAGAAAACAAAACATTAACAGTTGACGAAGTTTTCGATTTGATTATGAAACAAACCGATTACAGATTCTTTTATGAAGAAGGTATTTTTAAAGACTTTCCTAAAGTACAGGTTAAAAAAGGAATTATAAAGACAAGCAAATTGCTAAAACAAAGTTTGTCAAAAGGCGATTTAGACATTATCATGACTGCCAATAACGGTATTCTTATTAAAGAAAAACCAAAAGAATCGGTTTTAAAACAACAACAATATAAGATATCTGGTACTGTTACAGATCAGGTAGGAGAGCCTTTGCTTGGAGCCACGATTTTAGAGAAAGGAACTACCAATGGAACTACAACCGATTTTGATGGTAATTTTTCTTTAAAAGTTTCTAATAAAAATGCAGTACTAGTAGTTTCGTTTATAGGTTATATTACTCAAGAAAAACCTTTAAACGGACAAGCCAAAACAAACATTATATTAAAAGAAGCTACCTCATCACTCGAAGAAGTAGTAGTTGTGGGTTATGGTACTATAACAAAGAAAGATATAACAGGATCTATAGCAACAATCAAATCAGAAGCTATAACAGAAAGAAGTACAACCAATGTTTCTAATGCACTACAAGGATCTGTTGCAGGACTTAGAGTAACAAGATCAAGTTCTGCCCCAGGAGCAGGGAATACCATTCGAATAAGGGGTAATACAACACTTCAAGGAAGTAATGACCCACTAGTGCTTATCGATGATGTTCCAGGAAACATTAATGACGTAACTCCCGATCAAGTTGAAAGCATATCGATATTAAAAGATGCAGCTGCGGCTGCCATTTATGGTTCCAGAGCAGCAGCAGGGGTTATTATTATAACAACCAAAAGAGCTAAAAAAGGTGTTTTTAAGTTTAGTTATAGTGGTGATTATTTTATCAATACCCCAACTAAAGAACGCGAATACGTAGGCGCATTACAATACTTGCGGATGGATAATGAAAAATCATGGAATGATGATGGAAATGGCAATGATTTATACCCTATTTGGTCTGAAGACAGAATAAACAAATACATTACAGGAGAAGCTGCACAAGATAGAAATGAATATCCAGATACCGATTGGGCAGGTCTTATTTTAAAGAAAAATTCAACAGGCTATAGACATAATATTAACATTTCTGGAGGTACTGAAAAATTAAAATCAAATATTTTTGTTGGTTACGAATATCAAAATGCATTATATAACCAAAGAAATTGGAGCCGTGTAACTGCAAGAATAAATAATGATTTTAAAATTTCGGATAAATTTGGTGCTGTTGCCGACATCAATTTTAGATTGCTCAAAACAAATAATCCTATTGTTAATCCAATTGGAGAAGCTTTGCAATCAGGTCCTATTTATCCTGCTTTATGGGAAGACGGAAGATATGCAGAAGGAAAGAGTGGGGCTAACATTTATCTACGTTTTAGAGAAGGTGGGTTTGCAAAAAACGACTCGTACCTTCTTACAGGAAGACTAGGACTACATTACAAACCGATAGAAGATTTAAAATTCACATTAAATGTAACCCCTACTGCAACCTTTACAAAAGGAAAATCATTTTCAAAAGAAGTTAGATATTGGGATGCAGACGATCCAGATCAGTTAGGCTCTGGAACTCTAATACCTGGGCAAACTGTAAATAGGCTAGCAGAATCAAGATCCGAATTTACAGCTGTAACATTACAAGCCCTTGTAAATTATGATAAATCTTTTGGTAAGCACGGAGTAAAAGTTCTTGGAGGTTTTGAAGAAAGAGGTTCAAAAACTGAAAATTTAGGAGTGCTAGGAGATCGGTTTGTTAGTCCAGATTTTCCATATTTAAACCAAGCTACAACAGGAGAGATATTTAACAATAATACATCTGTTTCAGAATTGGCTTATTCTTCTCTCTTCGGAAGAGTTAATTATAATTTCGATAATAAATATTATCTATCAGCTGCCATAAGAAGAGATGGGTCTTCTAGGTTTGGAAGCGACTATAGATGGGGTACCTTTCCTTCTGTTTCTGCTGCATGGACGGTTTCCAACGAAGAATTTATGAAATCCTTAGCATCGCCTATTTCTTATTTAAAACTAAAAAGTTCTTATGGAGAACTAGGAAATGATAGATTGGGCAACTATTTATATTTAACCTTGTTACAAATTCAAAATGCTTTAATAGCCAATGGTTCAGATGTAGAAGAAGTTAGAGCATTATCTCAATTATTTTTAACGACTCCTAACATTAGATGGGAAACAACAGCGACTAAGAATTTTGGAGTAGAGCTAGGTTTATTTAATAACAAATTGTCTTTAGAGGGTGAATATTTTATTAAAGAAACAAGAGATATGCTGTTAAGCTTAAGTGTTCCAGACTTAGTAGGTTTTGAAGATCCAGTAGTAAATGTAGGAGGTATGACTACCAAAGGATGGGAAACAACCATATCTTGGAACGACCGTATTGGAGATGATTTTGATTATGCAGTTTCATTTAATATTTCGGATGCAGAATCTATTATTGGAGATATTAATGGCAAACGTCTTTTTAGTGGGGTTACACTATCAGAAGAAGGGCACGAATTTCAAGAATTTTATGGTTTGCAATCAGACGGACTTTTTCAAACTCAAGAAGAAGTAGATAACTCACCAGTTACAAATGCTTCTGTTAAACCTGGAGATGTTAAATATAAAGACATAAGTGGGCCAGATGGTGAACCCGATGGTATTATTAACGATTTGGATAGAACATTTTTAGGAAGTTCTGCACCAAGGTACATTTATGGAGGAAGAATTAACATGGCATACAAAGGATTCGATTTAGGTATGGCCTTTCAAGGCGTTGGAAAACAAAATTTTTATTTATCCCAAACTTTTATTCAACCATTTCGTGCCTCTTGGCTTTCACCTAGCAAAGAATATGCTAGTAGTTACTGGAGTGTAAATAACACGCCAGAAGTTAATCAAAATGTAAAATATCCAAGACTTTCCGAAACCTCTGTTGGCAATAATTATAGATTCTCAGATTTTTGGTTAAAAAATGGAGCATACCTAAGAATTAAAACCATAACACTAGGTTATACTTTGCCTAAAAGTCCTCTTGAAAAAGTAGGATTAACAAACCTTAGGTTATCTTTAACGGGCAATGATTTATTTACTTTTGATAACCTTCCTAATGGTGTAGATCCAGAACAAACTTCAGGAACAGGTTATTTTTTAACGAAATCTTTCGTTATAGGGTTAAGAGCTAACTTTTAA
- a CDS encoding FecR family protein: protein MQSKNYIKDLLSKFVLNKCSKEEIEEIIAYIQNIKKSDQIPSVEDVIELLNNKPVLSEVDALRIHNNIIEIVKKNNQPTKKKNYRWQYVAAAFIGVLATSYFLKGFFNRGVEKNNTPTIVNTNSILPGTDKATLTLEDGSVIALQKGNIYKTQNANSNGEKIIYNTDKKKSTEIKIEYNYLTVPRGGQFHVVLSDGTEVWLNSESQLKYPISFVDGKTRQVELVYGEAYFDVSPSTNHNGAKFKVFNKHQEVKVLGTEFNIKAYKDETNIYTTLVKGKVVIDIDNNKYDLVPNEQSNLSLNNNNIRIYQADVDAETSWRKGVFSFKGKPLKNIMKVISRWYDIDVVFENKTLELLKFKGTLDKKLKLEEVLSIMKSSTITNYKIVNKTLIIK, encoded by the coding sequence ATGCAATCAAAAAATTATATAAAAGACCTACTAAGCAAATTTGTTCTTAATAAATGTAGCAAGGAAGAGATAGAAGAAATTATTGCATACATTCAAAATATAAAAAAATCCGACCAAATACCATCTGTAGAAGATGTTATAGAGCTTCTTAATAATAAGCCAGTCTTGTCTGAGGTAGATGCCCTTCGCATCCATAACAACATCATAGAAATTGTAAAAAAGAACAACCAACCAACCAAAAAGAAAAATTATAGATGGCAATACGTAGCAGCTGCATTCATAGGGGTATTAGCCACAAGTTATTTCCTTAAAGGCTTTTTTAATAGAGGTGTAGAAAAAAACAATACTCCAACAATAGTAAATACCAATAGCATTTTACCAGGTACCGATAAAGCCACCCTTACCTTAGAAGATGGTTCTGTTATAGCTTTACAAAAAGGAAACATCTATAAAACACAAAATGCCAATAGCAATGGAGAAAAAATTATTTATAACACCGACAAAAAAAAATCAACAGAGATTAAGATTGAATACAACTATTTAACCGTACCAAGAGGAGGGCAATTTCATGTTGTTCTTTCCGATGGCACAGAAGTTTGGCTAAATTCCGAGTCTCAATTAAAATATCCCATAAGTTTTGTAGATGGTAAAACTAGGCAAGTTGAGCTGGTTTACGGAGAAGCTTATTTTGACGTTTCACCAAGTACAAACCATAATGGAGCCAAGTTTAAAGTATTCAATAAACACCAAGAAGTTAAAGTATTAGGAACCGAATTCAATATCAAAGCCTATAAAGATGAAACAAATATTTACACCACACTGGTAAAAGGTAAAGTAGTTATTGATATAGATAATAATAAATATGACTTAGTTCCAAACGAACAATCAAATTTAAGTTTAAATAACAATAACATTCGCATTTATCAAGCAGATGTAGATGCAGAAACATCGTGGAGAAAGGGTGTTTTTAGTTTTAAAGGAAAACCATTAAAAAATATTATGAAGGTAATATCTCGCTGGTATGATATTGACGTCGTTTTTGAGAACAAAACCTTAGAGTTATTAAAGTTTAAAGGCACATTAGATAAAAAACTTAAACTCGAAGAGGTTTTATCAATTATGAAATCAAGCACCATAACTAATTATAAAATTGTAAATAAAACCCTAATAATAAAATAA
- a CDS encoding RNA polymerase sigma-70 factor: MSDNNINTEKLLVKELIKGNNKAFRKLFDTYRNDVYAYSISMLKTKVLAEGIVQDVFLKIWQYRDRLNPDLSFKSYVFTITRNLTFNLISKVANNRTLREEVFYKSQKRYSTIEDKIEEKDYEVIKNNAINQLTPKCKIIFEMSRNKGMSYKEISKELDISVSTVKGQMSKALSSIRNFLQNHGDVTFLLTLISSRWLD, encoded by the coding sequence ATGTCAGATAATAATATTAATACTGAAAAATTATTAGTTAAGGAGCTTATAAAAGGAAATAATAAAGCGTTTCGAAAACTTTTTGATACTTACCGAAATGATGTTTATGCATATAGTATAAGTATGCTAAAAACAAAAGTGCTGGCCGAAGGAATTGTGCAGGATGTATTTCTTAAAATCTGGCAATATAGAGACCGCTTAAATCCAGATTTATCTTTCAAATCTTATGTCTTTACCATTACTAGAAACCTTACATTTAATCTTATTAGTAAAGTAGCAAATAATAGAACGCTTAGAGAAGAGGTATTCTATAAAAGCCAAAAACGATATAGTACTATTGAAGATAAAATTGAAGAGAAAGATTACGAGGTTATAAAAAATAATGCTATTAATCAATTGACACCAAAATGTAAAATTATTTTCGAAATGTCTCGCAACAAAGGTATGAGTTATAAGGAAATTAGTAAAGAGTTAGATATTTCGGTAAGTACGGTTAAAGGCCAAATGAGCAAGGCATTGAGTAGTATTAGAAATTTTTTACAAAATCATGGCGATGTTACATTTTTACTCACACTCATATCATCACGATGGCTCGACTAA
- a CDS encoding glycerophosphodiester phosphodiesterase family protein — MTEQGTWRELFKNNHIINRGIGGDTSDGVLYRLDEVTESRPEKIFLLIGTNDLRNKKTPEYIIQKITQITEKIRKESPNTIVYLQSLLPTYNRPERPISSIKAINEGIKKLEDKTKVFYIDLFSHFANPNEEDQLYNNLSLDGLHLNGKGYLKWKKIIENKVNDYGHLKKSLQHLKNPSDNYVFVIAHRGDWRNAPENSIQAIKGCIDMGVDAVEIDIAETKDGHIIIMHDKKLERTTNGKGAVKEKTLKEIKQLVLKDGVGRKTKYKIPTLKEALLFSKGKIILDLDVKSEIPFKKIAQILEETGTTNQVILRSYRPLKEAYAYYGNILKKLNYIPGVSKKIKNIDKYIKEFESDINPLAYAIKFEKDDAPITKFMSVIAKNKDKVWVHSITANRSGGHDDEKAITDPDNAWGWLINNGVNMIQTDRPRLLLNYLRSRGVR, encoded by the coding sequence ATTACCGAACAAGGCACATGGCGAGAATTATTTAAAAATAACCATATTATTAATCGTGGAATTGGTGGAGATACGAGCGATGGTGTCTTATATCGTTTGGATGAAGTTACAGAATCTCGCCCTGAAAAAATTTTCTTACTTATTGGTACGAACGACTTACGTAATAAAAAAACTCCCGAATATATCATTCAAAAAATTACCCAAATTACAGAAAAAATAAGAAAAGAGAGTCCAAATACCATAGTATATCTTCAAAGCCTACTACCAACTTATAATAGGCCAGAACGCCCAATTTCTTCTATTAAGGCCATTAACGAAGGTATCAAAAAATTAGAAGACAAAACAAAAGTTTTTTATATAGACCTCTTTTCTCATTTTGCAAATCCTAATGAAGAAGATCAATTATATAATAACTTATCTTTAGACGGACTTCATTTGAATGGAAAAGGCTATTTGAAGTGGAAAAAGATAATAGAGAATAAAGTAAATGATTATGGGCATTTAAAAAAGAGTTTACAACATTTAAAAAATCCTTCAGACAATTATGTTTTTGTGATAGCACATAGAGGAGATTGGCGAAATGCTCCAGAAAATTCCATTCAAGCTATAAAAGGTTGTATTGATATGGGCGTAGATGCTGTAGAAATTGATATTGCAGAAACGAAAGATGGGCATATAATTATTATGCACGATAAAAAGTTAGAAAGAACCACCAATGGAAAAGGAGCTGTAAAAGAAAAAACACTAAAAGAAATAAAACAGCTCGTTCTAAAAGATGGTGTAGGTAGAAAAACTAAATACAAAATTCCAACTCTTAAAGAAGCTTTGTTATTTAGTAAAGGAAAAATTATACTTGATTTAGACGTAAAATCGGAAATTCCATTCAAAAAAATTGCACAAATTTTAGAAGAAACTGGCACGACAAATCAAGTAATTTTACGTTCTTATAGGCCTCTTAAAGAGGCTTATGCATATTATGGAAATATTTTAAAAAAGCTGAATTATATACCTGGAGTAAGCAAAAAAATTAAAAATATTGATAAGTATATTAAAGAATTTGAATCGGATATTAATCCGTTAGCATATGCCATTAAATTTGAAAAAGATGATGCTCCTATTACCAAGTTTATGAGTGTTATTGCCAAAAATAAAGATAAGGTTTGGGTACATTCCATTACTGCTAATAGAAGTGGTGGACATGATGATGAAAAAGCAATAACCGACCCAGATAATGCGTGGGGTTGGTTAATTAATAATGGTGTAAATATGATACAAACAGACAGACCAAGACTTTTACTAAATTATTTAAGAAGTCGTGGAGTTCGTTGA
- a CDS encoding TRAP transporter large permease — protein sequence MALAGVIFLFVVLFVLLLLKIPVAYSVGIATTLTLLFYLPLIPSVTTIMQQMTTGLDSFALLAIPFFILAGDIMNRGGIANRLIDFSKSLVGSLPGGLLYVNILSAMFFGAVSGSAVASASAIGGILSNRMDKEGYKKPFSASVNITASTVGLIIPPSNILIVFALASGGAASVEALFLAGYIPGMLLGLGLMLVAGYFSVKHKFPKGDRIQLKTLIKNFSRSFLSLLMIFIVVGGIVMGVFTATEGAVIAVVYALLLGFYYKQLSFKKLPEIILSSAKTTSIVMFLICTSMALSWLFAYNNVPELISENLLGNFSNPIIILLIINIILLLVGTFMDITPAVLIFTPIFLPIVTNMGIHPVHFGVIMVLNLCIGLCTPPVGTLLFVGSGVAKIEITQVIKPILPFLVMMITVLFLITYVPEITMFLPKLFGAVE from the coding sequence ATGGCATTAGCAGGCGTTATTTTTCTTTTTGTAGTACTTTTTGTTTTATTATTGTTAAAAATACCCGTAGCGTATAGCGTTGGTATTGCTACAACACTTACCTTATTGTTTTACCTTCCTTTAATTCCTTCAGTAACAACAATTATGCAACAGATGACCACTGGTCTTGATAGTTTTGCTTTATTAGCCATCCCTTTTTTTATTCTCGCTGGCGATATTATGAATCGAGGAGGTATCGCCAATCGATTAATTGATTTTTCAAAATCTTTAGTGGGCAGTTTACCAGGAGGTTTATTATATGTAAATATTTTATCTGCAATGTTTTTTGGAGCTGTTTCAGGTTCGGCAGTAGCTTCGGCATCTGCCATTGGCGGTATTTTAAGTAATCGAATGGATAAAGAAGGATACAAAAAGCCTTTTAGTGCATCTGTTAATATTACAGCTTCTACTGTTGGGCTTATTATACCTCCTAGCAATATACTTATTGTATTTGCCTTGGCAAGTGGAGGTGCAGCTTCTGTAGAAGCACTTTTTTTAGCAGGTTATATTCCAGGAATGTTATTGGGGTTAGGGTTAATGTTGGTTGCCGGTTATTTTTCTGTAAAACACAAGTTTCCTAAAGGAGATCGTATTCAATTAAAAACATTAATAAAAAACTTTTCAAGATCATTTTTAAGTTTACTAATGATTTTTATTGTTGTTGGAGGTATTGTAATGGGTGTTTTTACAGCTACAGAGGGTGCCGTTATTGCTGTGGTTTATGCCTTGCTTTTAGGTTTTTATTACAAACAATTAAGTTTTAAAAAGCTACCCGAAATTATTCTATCAAGTGCTAAAACCACCTCTATTGTTATGTTTTTAATTTGCACTTCGATGGCATTGTCATGGTTGTTTGCATACAATAATGTGCCTGAACTTATTTCAGAAAATTTGTTGGGTAACTTTAGCAACCCTATTATCATTCTATTAATTATAAATATTATTTTATTATTAGTAGGTACTTTTATGGATATTACCCCAGCAGTATTAATTTTTACGCCTATTTTCTTACCAATAGTTACTAATATGGGTATTCATCCAGTACATTTTGGAGTTATTATGGTTTTAAACCTTTGTATAGGACTATGTACACCACCAGTAGGTACTTTGCTTTTTGTGGGAAGTGGTGTTGCAAAAATCGAAATAACACAAGTAATAAAGCCTATTTTACCCTTTTTAGTAATGATGATTACTGTACTATTTTTAATTACATATGTGCCTGAAATTACTATGTTTTTACCAAAACTGTTTGGAGCTGTTGAGTAA
- a CDS encoding TRAP transporter small permease yields the protein MEKAYLVINKFLKIALVFIFSILVIDVLWQVFARYSIGKPNAFTEELARYLLIWLAILGTAYVRGYKGQMAIDYLYNKLRFKNQQNLSLFIELAIILFALVVMVVGGINLMYITLKLGQISPALNLPIGYVYSVVPLSGLLIIFYSIYHCFHLIKNRKENLGTNNDLLKTNL from the coding sequence ATGGAAAAAGCATATTTAGTTATAAATAAATTCTTAAAAATAGCATTAGTATTCATTTTTAGTATTTTGGTTATTGATGTTTTGTGGCAAGTTTTCGCTAGATACAGTATAGGAAAACCAAATGCCTTTACCGAAGAATTAGCAAGGTACCTACTAATATGGCTCGCTATTTTAGGTACTGCCTATGTAAGAGGTTATAAAGGGCAAATGGCAATAGATTATTTGTACAACAAACTACGTTTTAAAAACCAACAAAACCTTAGTCTTTTTATTGAATTAGCTATTATACTTTTCGCTTTGGTAGTTATGGTGGTTGGTGGCATTAATCTTATGTATATTACTTTAAAATTAGGGCAAATATCTCCAGCGCTTAACTTACCTATTGGCTATGTATATAGTGTTGTTCCTTTAAGTGGCCTGTTAATTATTTTTTACAGCATTTACCATTGTTTTCATTTGATAAAAAATAGAAAAGAAAACTTGGGCACCAATAACGATTTATTAAAAACGAACTTATAG